The DNA region AATGACATCGGCCCGTTCCGCCGAACTAACATACTCCGGCTTGAAATCATTTGCCACATCCACACCAAGCGTACGCTGCGGCAAATCACGTAAATGACCCATGGAGGCAAGCACCTTATAATCGGAGCCCAAAATACGCTCAATCGTCTTCGCCTTTGCCGGAGACTCCACGATAATCAGGTGTTTCCCCTTGGCATTCGGTTTCCTTGTGAAAAGTTTTTCCCCGGCAGAAGATCTTTTCTTCTTATCCTTCACGGTGATCGTAATCTGTATAGCCAAAATACCCTCCCTATACTACATGAAATACAGCATATATCTCATTTATATTATCCGCGTCCTGTTGTAATAAACCGGCCGGATCCCGTTTCCTTTATAAACCCTTTAAGCTGAAGCCGGAGCAGGAGCATCGTAATCTTCATCACCGACATTCCTGACTGCTGGAGAATATCCTCCGCCGTCACTTCCTCTCCTGTACAGCAGAAACGATACACCACTTCCTCTTCCAATGTCAACTGTTCAGGAGATTCCTTCTTGGAAGAAATACTCTTTTCGTTCCACCCGTATTCAGAAAGGATATCCTCGTAGGACGTACAGCAAATCGCCCCGCTCCGTATCAGATGATTGGTTCCTCTGCTCGAATCGAGCCAAATATTTCCCGGAACGGAAAAGACATCCCGTCCTTCTTCCAAAGCAAAGTCAGAGGTAATAAGAGCGCCGCTCCGTTCTGCCGCTTCCACCACAAGAATCCCCCGGCTCATTCCCGCGATAATTCTGTTCCTTGCGGGAAACTGCCTCCCCAGAGGCGGCGTACCCGGCGGGTATTCAGAAATAATCGTACCGCCATTATCAATGATTTTTTGGAACAAATTTTTATTTTCCGGAGGATATACATGATCCAGCCCGCAGGCAAGCGCCACCACCGTCGGGCTTTCTCCGCGCAATGCCCCTTCATGCGCAGCGCTGTCGATCCCCCGCGCGCCGCCGGAAATTACCGTCACTCCATTTTCAGCCAAACCGCAGGCTATCCGTTCTGCCGTCTGCACGCCATAAGGCGTCGCTTTCCGTGATCCTACAATCGCCACCGTTTTCTCAAAAACGGGATTATTTCCTTTATAAAATAAAACAGCCGGAGGATTTGCCGTCGTCTGTAAAAGCGGGGGATACAAATCATCCTCCCATGTCACACAGCGAATCTGCAGCCGGTATAACTTTTCCCCTATTTCTTCAGGCTCCGTTTCTTTCCGGTACGCCAAAAAAGACGCTTCCGTCTTTCCTTTCAGCAAATGAGATTCCACAATCTCCTTATCGGAAGCCTTCCACACATCTTCCGCCGTTCCGAACGCCTCTATGAGAGTCCGCATATGTTTGGCTCCCAGTCTTGGACAACCGGGGAGCGCCGCCGCGAATATATCCATCATGACCTCCGGGGAAGCATATTTCTGTAACTGAGCGCTTCCGCCACATGCTCGGGCTTAATCTCCGACGTACCTGCCAAATCGGCAATCGTACGGGATACTTTAATGATGCGGTCATAACTTCTCGCGGATAAATGGAGCTTTTCAAAAACCTCACGGAGCAGCTCCGACCCCTCCGCATCCAAACGGCAGGTTTCCCGAAGCTGGCGGTGCCCCATCTGCGCATTATTCTGCATATGCCATTTAGACAACCGTTCCGACTGCATGGCCCTTGCCGCTGCTACACGTTCCGCAATCCGTACTGAAGATTCCCCTTTAATCGTTGCTGTGAGTTCACTATACTTCGGACGCATCACCGACACATGCAAATCAATCCTGTCCAAAAGAGGGCCGGAAATCTTTCTGCCGTAACTCCGTATTTCTCCATCACTGCAGGTACAGGGATGGTCAGGATCCCCAAGATATCCGCAGGGACAAGGATTCATTGCGGCAATCAGTACAAAATCGGAAGGATATACAAAAGATGCATTTACCCTTGAAATATGCACCTCCCGATCCTCCAGCGGCTGCCGGAGAACTTCCAGCACCGCCCGTGGAAACTCAGGAAGTTCATCTAAAAATAAAACACCGTTATGGGCAAGCGTCACCTCGCCGGGACGAGGAATCG from Dialister invisus DSM 15470 includes:
- the dprA gene encoding DNA-processing protein DprA; amino-acid sequence: MMDIFAAALPGCPRLGAKHMRTLIEAFGTAEDVWKASDKEIVESHLLKGKTEASFLAYRKETEPEEIGEKLYRLQIRCVTWEDDLYPPLLQTTANPPAVLFYKGNNPVFEKTVAIVGSRKATPYGVQTAERIACGLAENGVTVISGGARGIDSAAHEGALRGESPTVVALACGLDHVYPPENKNLFQKIIDNGGTIISEYPPGTPPLGRQFPARNRIIAGMSRGILVVEAAERSGALITSDFALEEGRDVFSVPGNIWLDSSRGTNHLIRSGAICCTSYEDILSEYGWNEKSISSKKESPEQLTLEEEVVYRFCCTGEEVTAEDILQQSGMSVMKITMLLLRLQLKGFIKETGSGRFITTGRG